Proteins from one Staphylococcus saprophyticus subsp. saprophyticus ATCC 15305 = NCTC 7292 genomic window:
- a CDS encoding PTS transporter subunit EIIC has protein sequence MTKEQILAEHIIDAVGGIDNMDNIINCMTRVRIKVLDEDKIDYEQLKSIKGVMGVVKDDRVQVVVGPGTVNKVASHMSELSGAPLGETIKHKSKDYRANAEAQAQANKSEFQSKQKRGKFNKLLKTIANIFIPLIPAFIGAGLIGGIAAVLSNLLAAGQISGEWVTQLVTVFNVIKDGMLAYLAIFTGINAAKEFGATPGLGGVIGGTTLLTGLTDKNMITNIFTGEPLQPGQGGIIGVIFAVWLLSIIEKRLHKIVPNSIDIIVTPTITLFIIGLLTIFIFMPLAGFVSDGLVTVINGIIDIGGVFSGFIIGAFFLPLVMLGLHHMFTPIHIEMINQTGATYLLPIAAMAGAGQVGAALALWVRCRKNTTLRDTLKGALPVGFLGIGEPLIYGVTLPLGKPFITACIGGGIGGAVIGGIGHIGATAIGPSGISLLPLISDHMYLGYIAGLLVAYAGGFIFTYFFGTTKAMRESDTLGD, from the coding sequence ATGACAAAAGAGCAAATATTAGCAGAACATATCATTGACGCGGTTGGTGGCATCGATAATATGGATAATATCATTAATTGTATGACTCGCGTTAGAATTAAAGTACTCGATGAAGATAAAATTGATTACGAACAACTAAAATCAATTAAAGGTGTTATGGGCGTAGTTAAAGATGACCGTGTACAAGTCGTTGTAGGGCCAGGAACGGTTAATAAAGTGGCATCTCACATGTCCGAATTAAGCGGTGCCCCTTTAGGAGAAACAATCAAACATAAATCGAAAGACTACCGTGCAAATGCCGAAGCACAAGCCCAAGCAAATAAATCTGAATTCCAAAGTAAACAAAAACGTGGTAAATTCAATAAATTATTAAAGACCATAGCTAATATTTTCATACCTTTAATTCCTGCATTTATTGGTGCGGGTTTAATTGGCGGTATCGCCGCTGTATTAAGTAACTTATTAGCAGCAGGACAAATTTCTGGCGAGTGGGTAACTCAACTTGTTACGGTATTTAACGTTATCAAAGATGGTATGTTAGCCTACCTCGCTATCTTCACTGGCATCAATGCTGCAAAAGAATTTGGTGCTACACCTGGTTTAGGTGGCGTCATCGGTGGTACAACATTATTGACGGGATTAACAGACAAAAATATGATTACTAATATTTTTACTGGTGAACCCCTTCAACCTGGCCAAGGTGGTATTATTGGCGTAATCTTTGCAGTTTGGTTACTCAGTATTATAGAGAAACGTCTACATAAAATCGTCCCTAATTCAATCGACATTATTGTTACGCCTACAATCACTTTATTTATCATTGGTTTGTTAACAATCTTTATATTTATGCCTTTAGCTGGGTTCGTTTCTGACGGACTTGTTACTGTGATTAACGGCATCATCGATATTGGCGGCGTCTTTAGCGGCTTTATCATCGGTGCATTCTTCCTACCATTAGTTATGTTAGGATTACATCATATGTTTACGCCTATTCACATTGAAATGATTAATCAAACAGGTGCTACTTATTTACTTCCTATTGCAGCAATGGCAGGTGCTGGACAAGTTGGTGCAGCGCTTGCACTTTGGGTAAGATGTCGTAAAAATACAACCTTAAGAGACACACTGAAAGGTGCTTTGCCAGTAGGATTTTTAGGCATTGGAGAGCCATTAATTTATGGTGTGACATTACCACTAGGCAAGCCATTCATTACTGCTTGTATTGGTGGCGGTATTGGCGGTGCAGTCATAGGTGGTATTGGTCACATAGGCGCAACTGCAATTGGACCAAGTGGTATTTCTTTATTACCTTTGATTTCAGATCATATGTATTTAGGTTACATTGCAGGACTACTCGTAGCATATGCAGGTGGTTTCATATTCACCTATTTCTTTGGTACAACGAAAGCTATGCGAGAATCTGATACACTAGGTGATTAA
- the murQ gene encoding N-acetylmuramic acid 6-phosphate etherase, which yields MNNSMTEARNEATMHLDEMSIIQALETMNAEDQKVPQQIHDILPKLAEVIKVTTEQFKQGGRIIYIGAGTSGRLGVLDAAECVPTFNTSTNEVIGLIAGGQRAMTVAVEGAEDSESLAREDLKHIHLNEKDVVIGIAASGSTPYVMGGLKCATEIGAHTVAISCNTNTKISDLAQYPIEVNVGPEVLTGSTRLKSGTAQKLILNMISTITMVGVGKVYDNLMVDVKATNQKLIDRSIRIIQDICDISYNQAQSLYESADQNLKVAVVMHLCDINKSEAVTRLNDNNHIIKKAIQN from the coding sequence ATGAATAATTCTATGACTGAAGCAAGAAATGAAGCAACCATGCATTTAGATGAAATGTCCATTATACAAGCCTTAGAAACTATGAATGCTGAAGATCAAAAAGTACCCCAACAAATTCATGATATATTACCAAAATTAGCAGAAGTAATTAAAGTTACAACGGAACAATTTAAACAAGGTGGTCGCATCATTTATATCGGGGCTGGAACCAGTGGTCGTTTAGGTGTCCTCGATGCAGCAGAATGTGTACCGACTTTTAATACTTCAACTAATGAAGTTATTGGACTCATAGCTGGTGGACAACGTGCAATGACAGTAGCAGTTGAAGGTGCAGAAGATAGTGAGTCGCTTGCGCGTGAAGACTTAAAACATATACATCTAAATGAAAAAGATGTTGTTATTGGTATTGCAGCTAGCGGCAGCACGCCCTATGTTATGGGCGGACTCAAATGTGCTACAGAGATTGGAGCACACACAGTCGCTATATCTTGTAACACAAACACCAAAATAAGTGACCTAGCACAATATCCAATCGAAGTGAATGTAGGACCAGAAGTATTAACTGGCTCAACAAGATTGAAATCTGGAACAGCGCAAAAGTTAATATTGAATATGATTTCCACAATTACAATGGTAGGTGTTGGTAAAGTTTACGATAACCTCATGGTAGATGTAAAAGCAACAAACCAAAAGTTAATAGATCGTTCCATACGGATTATTCAAGACATATGTGACATTTCATATAATCAAGCGCAATCACTTTATGAATCCGCTGATCAAAACTTAAAAGTAGCCGTCGTCATGCATCTCTGCGATATTAATAAATCTGAAGCCGTTACTCGACTTAACGATAATAATCATATCATTAAAAAAGCAATACAGAATTAA
- a CDS encoding MupG family TIM beta-alpha barrel fold protein: MHGFSIYLGQSIDKSYIRRMVDLGYTTIFTSVQIPEDNENTKYRYLGELLDYLSNDQLTYMIDINPSLLNQSFYQFLKQYQQAHFIIRVDHSTSIDIVNEIIENGFQCCLNASIVSEQLLQQLYTQLNDFSYICYCHNYYPRPDTGLTTDFVNAQNKLILKFNPNANIYGFIVGTTKRGPLYRGLPTLECSRYMHPLKSAQLLLDQSVNHIMVGDTQITQRYAHKLISLLTQRHFTLSITLKDLQVKSILSKRHSVRIDNPANVLRSQEARHYCQSDIKPQFNHIRKTGAITVDNQLNGRYQGELQIIKTDLHPHEHINVVGQIIDDDIPLIDCLRPNDTFEFIIQTRS, from the coding sequence ATGCATGGTTTTTCTATTTATCTTGGTCAATCCATCGATAAATCATATATAAGACGCATGGTTGATTTAGGATACACGACTATTTTCACTTCAGTTCAAATTCCTGAAGACAATGAGAATACTAAATATCGCTATTTGGGAGAACTTTTAGACTATCTATCAAACGATCAGCTGACTTATATGATTGATATCAATCCTTCATTGCTGAATCAATCTTTCTATCAATTCTTGAAGCAATATCAGCAGGCGCATTTTATTATTCGCGTAGATCATAGTACTTCTATTGATATTGTCAATGAAATTATTGAAAATGGATTCCAATGTTGTCTCAATGCCAGTATTGTATCCGAACAATTGTTGCAACAGTTATATACTCAGTTAAATGATTTTAGTTATATATGCTATTGTCATAACTATTATCCTCGTCCAGATACTGGATTAACGACAGATTTTGTTAACGCTCAAAATAAATTAATTTTGAAATTTAATCCTAATGCCAATATCTATGGCTTTATAGTTGGAACTACAAAACGTGGCCCACTTTATAGAGGATTACCAACACTCGAATGCTCGAGATATATGCACCCCCTTAAAAGTGCTCAACTATTACTAGATCAATCAGTAAACCATATCATGGTTGGCGATACACAAATAACACAACGATACGCTCATAAACTCATATCACTTTTAACACAAAGACATTTCACTTTATCTATCACATTAAAAGACTTACAAGTTAAATCCATATTATCAAAACGACATAGCGTCCGTATCGATAACCCAGCAAATGTACTGCGCTCACAAGAAGCACGTCATTATTGTCAATCAGATATAAAACCTCAATTTAATCATATCCGAAAAACAGGCGCTATTACCGTAGACAACCAACTCAATGGTCGCTATCAAGGAGAACTGCAAATTATCAAGACAGATTTACACCCTCACGAACATATAAATGTTGTTGGTCAAATTATTGACGATGATATACCGCTCATTGATTGCTTACGTCCTAATGATACCTTTGAATTTATTATACAAACAAGGAGCTGA